One window from the genome of Micromonospora aurantiaca ATCC 27029 encodes:
- a CDS encoding MMPL family transporter gives MAAGRSRWTATLIAVAVVLGWLIVGGIAGPYSGKLGEVSTNDNASFLPADAEATRAQDLAAGFVDRETTPALVVYERPGGLTPADQQRIRTDAARFAEVPGVVGPLPPPVVSQDEQAAQVIVPIDSSEGEQIRSVVERLRDIAGPDRDGLTVDVAGPAGLLGDLIEVFGAIDGPLLLVTLTVVLVILLVVYRSPVLWIFPLLAAGMSYSLAAVFVYLLADHDIVKLNGQAQGILTVLVFGAGTDYALLLIARYREELHRHERPWDAMRTAWKGAAPAIIASGATVIVSLLCLLLSSFNSNRALGPVSAVGIAATLLVMLTFLPALLVLGGRWAFWPRRPRYDQADPRTEHGIWGRIAGFVARRARTVWVVTAVVLAALAIGVTQLGATTLGQSQLFTQRTDSVAGQEVIDRHFPAGTGSPATIFTTQGTARQVAQVAQGVPGVASVLPLGERGENAPPDPNAPPKVVDGRVQLNVTLADPPDSNGAERTIRDLREAVHRVPGADAVVGGFTAINVDTADASVRDRDVIIPVVLLVIAVILALLLRALVAPVLLIATVVLSFLATLGLCALLFRYVFDFPGVDQSFPLFAFVFLVALGIDYNIFLMSRVREESVRRGTRAGVLAGLAVTGGVITSAGIVLAATFSALAVLPLVVLVELGVAVAVGVLLDTIVVRSLLVPALAYDIGPKVWWPGRLSRSHREGDRAGPGVDRA, from the coding sequence ATGGCCGCAGGACGCAGCCGCTGGACCGCGACGCTGATCGCGGTGGCGGTGGTGCTCGGCTGGCTGATCGTCGGCGGCATCGCCGGCCCCTACTCCGGCAAGCTCGGCGAGGTCTCCACCAACGACAACGCCTCCTTCCTCCCGGCCGACGCCGAGGCAACCCGGGCGCAGGACCTGGCCGCCGGATTCGTCGACCGGGAGACCACCCCGGCACTCGTGGTCTACGAACGACCCGGCGGCCTCACCCCCGCCGACCAGCAGCGCATCCGGACCGACGCGGCCCGCTTCGCCGAAGTGCCGGGCGTGGTCGGTCCGCTGCCGCCACCGGTCGTCAGCCAGGACGAGCAGGCCGCCCAGGTGATCGTGCCGATCGACAGCTCCGAGGGTGAACAGATCCGGTCCGTTGTGGAACGCCTGCGCGACATCGCCGGCCCGGACCGCGACGGGCTCACCGTCGACGTGGCCGGACCCGCAGGGCTGCTCGGCGACCTGATCGAGGTGTTCGGCGCGATCGACGGGCCGCTGCTCCTGGTCACGCTGACAGTGGTGCTGGTCATCCTGCTCGTCGTCTACCGCAGCCCGGTCCTCTGGATCTTCCCGCTGCTGGCCGCCGGGATGTCGTACTCGCTCGCCGCCGTCTTCGTCTACCTGCTCGCCGACCACGACATCGTCAAGCTCAACGGGCAGGCACAGGGCATCCTCACCGTGCTCGTCTTCGGCGCCGGCACCGACTACGCGCTGCTGCTCATCGCCCGCTACCGGGAGGAACTGCACCGGCACGAGCGCCCGTGGGACGCCATGCGGACCGCCTGGAAGGGCGCCGCCCCGGCCATCATCGCCTCCGGCGCCACAGTCATCGTGAGCCTGCTCTGCCTGCTGCTGTCCAGCTTCAACTCCAACCGCGCGCTCGGCCCGGTCAGCGCCGTCGGCATCGCCGCCACGCTGCTGGTCATGCTCACCTTCCTGCCCGCGCTGCTGGTCCTCGGCGGCCGGTGGGCGTTCTGGCCCCGGCGACCCCGCTACGACCAGGCCGACCCGCGCACCGAGCACGGCATCTGGGGGCGGATCGCCGGCTTCGTGGCGCGCCGCGCGCGTACCGTCTGGGTCGTCACCGCCGTGGTGCTCGCGGCCCTCGCGATCGGGGTGACCCAGCTCGGCGCCACCACGCTCGGCCAGTCCCAGCTGTTCACCCAGCGCACCGACTCGGTGGCCGGGCAGGAGGTCATCGACAGGCACTTCCCGGCCGGCACCGGCAGCCCCGCCACCATCTTCACCACCCAGGGCACCGCCCGGCAGGTCGCCCAGGTGGCGCAGGGCGTACCGGGAGTCGCCTCGGTGCTGCCGCTCGGTGAGCGGGGCGAGAACGCGCCGCCCGACCCGAACGCGCCCCCCAAGGTGGTCGACGGGCGGGTGCAGCTCAACGTCACGCTCGCTGACCCGCCGGACAGCAACGGCGCCGAACGCACCATCCGCGACCTGCGCGAGGCGGTGCACCGGGTACCCGGCGCCGACGCCGTGGTCGGCGGCTTCACCGCGATCAACGTGGACACCGCCGACGCCTCGGTACGCGACCGCGACGTGATCATCCCGGTGGTGCTGCTGGTCATCGCGGTCATCCTGGCGCTGCTGCTGCGCGCCCTGGTCGCCCCGGTGCTGCTGATCGCCACCGTGGTGCTGTCGTTCCTGGCCACGCTGGGCCTGTGCGCGCTGCTGTTCCGGTACGTCTTCGACTTCCCCGGCGTCGACCAGTCGTTCCCGCTGTTCGCGTTCGTGTTCCTGGTCGCGCTCGGCATCGACTACAACATCTTCCTGATGAGCCGGGTCCGTGAGGAGTCGGTGCGCCGCGGCACCCGCGCCGGTGTGCTCGCCGGGCTGGCCGTCACCGGCGGCGTGATCACCTCCGCCGGCATCGTGCTCGCCGCCACGTTCTCCGCGCTCGCCGTCCTGCCGCTCGTGGTGCTCGTCGAGCTGGGCGTGGCGGTCGCCGTCGGCGTACTGCTGGACACCATCGTGGTCCGCTCGCTGCTGGTGCCCGCGCTCGCGTACGACATCGGGCCGAAGGTCTGGTGGCCGGGCCGCTTGTCGCGGTCGCACCGCGAGGGCGACCGGGCCGGGCCGGGGGTGGACCGTGCCTGA
- a CDS encoding sugar phosphate isomerase/epimerase family protein has translation MARPITLFTGQWADLPFDEVCRLAAEWGYDGLEIACWGDHFEVDKALADDSYVERKRATLAKHNLQVFAVSNHLVGQAVCDHPIDERHQDILPARIWGDGEPEGVRQRAAEEIKDTARAAAKLGVNTVVGFTGSSIWHTVAMFPPVPPAMIERGYQDFADRWNPILDVFDEVGVRFAHEVHPSEIAYDYWTTKRTLEAIGHREAFGLNWDPSHFVWQELDPVNFIFDFADRIYHVDCKDAKVRTGDGRRGRLSSHLPWADMRRGWDFVSTGHGDVPWEDCFRALNAIGYDGPISIEWEDAGMDRLVGAPEALQFVRRLAFDAPSAAFDAAFSSSRD, from the coding sequence ATGGCGCGACCCATCACGCTCTTCACCGGCCAGTGGGCCGATCTGCCGTTCGACGAGGTCTGCCGGCTCGCCGCCGAGTGGGGCTACGACGGGCTGGAGATCGCCTGCTGGGGCGACCACTTCGAGGTGGACAAGGCGCTCGCCGACGACTCGTACGTGGAGCGCAAGCGGGCCACCCTGGCCAAGCACAACCTCCAGGTGTTCGCCGTCTCCAACCACCTGGTCGGGCAGGCCGTCTGCGACCACCCGATCGACGAGCGGCACCAGGACATCCTGCCGGCCCGGATCTGGGGCGACGGAGAGCCGGAGGGGGTGCGGCAGCGGGCCGCCGAGGAGATCAAGGACACCGCGCGGGCGGCGGCGAAGCTCGGCGTGAACACCGTCGTCGGCTTCACCGGCTCGTCCATCTGGCACACGGTGGCGATGTTCCCGCCGGTGCCGCCGGCCATGATCGAGCGCGGCTACCAGGACTTCGCCGACAGGTGGAACCCGATCCTCGACGTCTTCGACGAGGTGGGGGTGCGGTTCGCGCACGAGGTGCACCCCAGCGAGATCGCCTACGACTACTGGACGACGAAGCGCACGCTGGAGGCGATCGGGCACCGGGAGGCGTTCGGGCTCAACTGGGATCCGTCGCACTTCGTCTGGCAGGAACTGGACCCGGTGAACTTCATCTTCGACTTCGCCGACCGGATCTACCACGTCGACTGCAAGGACGCGAAGGTCCGTACCGGCGACGGGCGGCGCGGCCGGCTCTCCTCCCACCTGCCCTGGGCCGACATGCGGCGCGGCTGGGACTTCGTCTCCACCGGCCACGGCGACGTGCCGTGGGAGGACTGCTTCCGGGCGCTCAACGCGATCGGCTACGACGGCCCGATTTCGATCGAGTGGGAGGACGCCGGCATGGACCGCCTGGTCGGCGCGCCGGAGGCGCTCCAGTTCGTCCGCCGCCTGGCGTTCGACGCCCCGTCCGCGGCCTTCGACGCCGCCTTCAGCAGCAGCCGCGACTGA
- a CDS encoding NAD(P)/FAD-dependent oxidoreductase — protein sequence MPDTDVVIVGGGLAGLAAARRLHRAGVPWRLLEAGDRLGGRVATDRVDGFLLDRGFQVLNTAYPRLTGLVDVGTLTMGWFTSGVLVRRGDRLERLVNPLREPTGAPGTLTAGIGSLTDRLRFATLAAGYATVPVGRLLDTPETSAEKALRRAGLSDAIIEELLRPFLSGVLLDRELATSSHVLAVVMRSFARGRIGLPADGMQALPKALAAPLPAELIELNTPVTDVAPGRVRTPSGEITCRAVVVAVDPPTAATLLPGLPRVRMHAYTTYYHRTDTAPLDEPILLLDGDRRELIANTVVVSRAAPTYAPGGQHLVATSVVGPQAPPEPVIRRELDRLYGRSTADWTHLTTVAVPDALPAAPPPQGRLRKPVVLGDGLYVAGDHRDSPSIQGALASGWRTVGAVLAELRRG from the coding sequence GTGCCTGACACGGACGTGGTGATCGTCGGCGGCGGCCTGGCCGGGCTCGCCGCCGCCCGGCGGCTGCACCGCGCCGGCGTGCCGTGGCGGCTGCTGGAGGCGGGCGACCGGCTCGGCGGGCGGGTCGCCACCGACCGCGTCGACGGGTTCCTGCTGGACCGGGGCTTCCAGGTGCTCAACACCGCGTACCCGCGGCTCACCGGACTGGTCGACGTCGGCACTCTCACGATGGGCTGGTTCACCTCCGGCGTGCTGGTGCGCCGTGGCGACCGGCTGGAACGCCTGGTCAACCCGCTGCGCGAACCCACCGGCGCACCCGGCACGCTCACCGCCGGCATCGGATCGCTGACCGATCGGTTGCGGTTCGCCACGCTCGCCGCCGGCTACGCCACGGTGCCGGTCGGGCGGCTCCTCGACACACCCGAGACCAGCGCCGAGAAGGCGCTGCGCCGGGCCGGGCTCTCCGACGCGATCATCGAGGAACTGCTCCGGCCGTTCCTGTCCGGCGTGCTGCTCGACCGCGAGCTGGCCACCTCCAGCCACGTCCTCGCGGTCGTCATGCGCTCCTTCGCCCGCGGCCGGATCGGCCTGCCCGCGGACGGGATGCAGGCGCTGCCGAAGGCGCTCGCCGCGCCGCTGCCCGCCGAGCTGATCGAACTGAACACCCCGGTCACCGACGTCGCGCCCGGCCGGGTCCGCACCCCGTCCGGCGAGATCACCTGCCGCGCCGTCGTGGTCGCGGTGGACCCGCCCACGGCGGCCACGCTGCTGCCAGGGCTGCCGAGGGTACGCATGCACGCGTACACCACCTACTACCACCGCACCGACACGGCGCCGCTGGACGAGCCGATCCTGCTGCTCGACGGCGACCGGCGGGAACTGATCGCCAACACGGTGGTGGTGAGCCGGGCCGCGCCCACGTACGCGCCGGGCGGCCAGCACCTGGTCGCCACCTCGGTGGTCGGCCCGCAGGCGCCGCCCGAACCGGTGATCCGACGCGAACTGGACCGCCTCTACGGCCGCTCCACCGCCGACTGGACCCACCTCACCACAGTCGCCGTGCCGGACGCGCTCCCGGCCGCACCGCCACCACAGGGCCGGCTGCGCAAGCCGGTGGTGCTCGGAGACGGCCTGTACGTGGCCGGGGACCACCGGGACAGCCCGTCCATCCAGGGGGCGCTCGCCAGCGGGTGGCGTACGGTCGGCGCGGTCCTCGCGGAGTTGCGGCGCGGGTGA
- a CDS encoding ROK family transcriptional regulator: MPMVGPETADQARLLRLLRDDGPRSRVELADLLGLPRARFAAEVDRLTTLGLVETAGPAASRGGRRSSLLRIGAQVRFGAVLVGDGLLRVALTDGELNPLARHDEPVDVRLGPDVVVGRIVELLGKLRVEAGLSSLTGVGVALPAPVEVRDGTPVSAPALPGWHRFPVRDTLAAELGCPVQVDNDANAMALGERHAGTGRPFDDFLYVKLGEAIGCGLVLAGALYRGAASGAGDIGHFQLTEDGPLCGCGNNGCVEAYCGDVALVREAVSAARAGRSTALADRLAAAGTLSVADVAAAATEGDPAAQTLVRDAARRLGRVLVGLVSFVNPAIVIIGGAPGGIGPVLLAEIRGVVYRRSTPLATGSMPIVLSDLGDTAGLVGAARLVSDQVYAAR; encoded by the coding sequence ATGCCGATGGTCGGACCGGAGACGGCGGATCAGGCGCGACTGCTGCGCCTGCTGCGCGACGACGGCCCACGCTCCCGGGTCGAGCTGGCCGACCTCCTCGGCCTGCCCCGGGCCCGGTTCGCCGCCGAGGTCGACCGGCTGACCACGCTCGGCCTGGTGGAGACCGCCGGACCGGCCGCGTCCCGGGGCGGACGCCGCTCGTCGCTGCTGCGCATCGGCGCGCAGGTCCGGTTCGGCGCGGTGCTCGTCGGCGACGGCCTCCTGCGGGTCGCGCTCACCGACGGCGAACTGAACCCGCTCGCCCGGCACGACGAGCCGGTGGACGTCCGGCTCGGCCCGGACGTGGTGGTCGGGCGCATCGTCGAACTGCTCGGCAAACTGCGTGTCGAGGCGGGACTGTCGTCGCTCACCGGCGTCGGCGTCGCGCTGCCCGCGCCGGTCGAGGTCCGCGACGGCACGCCGGTGTCCGCGCCGGCCCTGCCCGGCTGGCACCGCTTCCCGGTACGCGACACGCTCGCCGCCGAGCTGGGCTGCCCGGTGCAGGTCGACAACGACGCCAACGCGATGGCCCTCGGCGAACGGCACGCCGGCACCGGCCGCCCGTTCGACGACTTCCTCTACGTCAAGCTGGGCGAGGCGATCGGCTGCGGGCTGGTGCTCGCCGGCGCGCTCTACCGGGGTGCGGCCAGCGGGGCCGGCGACATCGGCCACTTCCAGCTCACCGAGGACGGGCCGCTCTGCGGCTGCGGCAACAACGGGTGCGTCGAGGCGTACTGCGGGGATGTCGCACTGGTGCGCGAGGCGGTGAGCGCCGCGCGGGCCGGGCGCTCGACGGCGCTGGCGGACCGGCTGGCCGCGGCCGGGACGCTGTCGGTGGCCGACGTGGCGGCGGCGGCCACCGAGGGCGACCCGGCGGCGCAGACGCTGGTGCGCGACGCCGCCCGCCGGCTCGGGCGGGTGCTGGTCGGGCTGGTCAGCTTCGTCAACCCGGCCATCGTGATCATCGGCGGCGCACCCGGCGGGATCGGGCCGGTGCTGCTCGCGGAGATCCGGGGCGTGGTCTACCGGCGCTCCACGCCGCTGGCCACCGGCAGCATGCCGATCGTCCTGTCCGACCTCGGCGACACCGCCGGCCTGGTCGGGGCGGCGCGCCTGGTCAGCGACCAGGTCTACGCCGCCCGCTGA
- a CDS encoding aminoglycoside N(3)-acetyltransferase has translation MDQTAPHTVSSIAYDLRALGIVPGDVLLLHSSYRSLGFVAGRTEAVVRALLAALGPEGTLVVPTHTPENTDPAEWRHPPVPEAWWPVIREQTPGFDPACTPSRWMGAVAETVRTWPGARRSDHPQVSFAALGAHAADVVEGHRLDDALGEHSPLGAVYRLDGKVLLLGCDHSSNTSLHLAEWRQASPPRAVTGSAVRLPDGTSRWTTWTDVVTDEDDFDRLGADFEATGGATTGQVASATARLMRQRALVDFATAWMATNRAH, from the coding sequence GTGGACCAGACCGCACCGCACACCGTCAGCTCGATCGCGTACGACCTGCGCGCGCTCGGCATCGTCCCGGGTGACGTTCTGCTGCTGCACTCGTCGTACCGGAGTCTCGGGTTCGTCGCCGGTCGCACCGAGGCGGTGGTGCGGGCGCTGCTGGCGGCGCTCGGGCCGGAGGGCACCCTCGTCGTGCCGACGCACACCCCCGAGAACACCGACCCGGCCGAGTGGCGGCATCCGCCCGTACCCGAGGCGTGGTGGCCGGTCATCCGCGAGCAGACGCCCGGCTTCGACCCGGCGTGCACGCCGAGCCGGTGGATGGGCGCCGTCGCCGAGACGGTACGCACCTGGCCGGGCGCCCGCCGCAGCGACCACCCGCAGGTGTCCTTCGCCGCGCTCGGCGCGCACGCCGCCGACGTCGTGGAGGGACACCGCCTCGACGACGCGCTGGGCGAGCACTCACCGCTCGGCGCGGTGTACCGGCTCGACGGCAAGGTGCTGCTGCTCGGCTGCGACCACAGCTCCAACACCTCGCTGCACCTCGCGGAGTGGCGGCAGGCGTCGCCGCCGCGGGCGGTGACGGGCTCGGCGGTACGGCTGCCGGACGGCACGAGCCGGTGGACCACGTGGACAGACGTCGTCACCGACGAGGACGACTTCGACCGGCTGGGCGCCGACTTCGAGGCGACAGGCGGCGCGACGACCGGCCAGGTCGCCAGCGCGACGGCACGGCTGATGCGCCAGCGCGCCCTGGTCGACTTCGCCACCGCCTGGATGGCCACGAACCGCGCGCACTGA
- a CDS encoding SigE family RNA polymerase sigma factor: protein MDEDERAVLAEFVASRAPALIRVAYLLTGDRSSAEDLFQSALSKIIPKWRSIRHADPEGYLRAVMYREQVSWWRRLRRRRESPAGVHEPVVADPAGGTDLRLALRAALWELPPAQRTVVVLRYYEDLPEAQVAELLGCSVGTVRSRTHRAVTRLRQILPDSELLEMRR from the coding sequence GTGGACGAGGACGAGCGGGCGGTGCTGGCCGAGTTCGTGGCGAGCCGTGCCCCGGCGCTGATACGGGTCGCCTACCTGCTCACCGGTGATCGCAGCAGTGCCGAGGATCTGTTCCAGTCGGCGCTGTCGAAGATCATTCCGAAGTGGCGGAGCATCCGGCACGCCGACCCGGAGGGCTACCTCCGTGCCGTCATGTACCGGGAGCAGGTGAGCTGGTGGCGGCGGTTGCGTCGTCGCCGGGAGTCACCGGCCGGCGTGCACGAGCCGGTGGTGGCCGACCCGGCCGGCGGTACGGATCTCCGGCTGGCGTTGCGGGCGGCGCTGTGGGAGTTGCCGCCCGCGCAGCGCACCGTCGTGGTCCTGCGCTACTACGAGGACCTGCCGGAGGCCCAGGTCGCCGAACTGCTGGGCTGCTCGGTCGGGACGGTGCGCAGCCGGACCCACCGGGCGGTCACCCGACTGCGTCAGATCCTGCCGGACAGCGAGCTTCTGGAGATGCGGCGATGA
- a CDS encoding ThuA domain-containing protein codes for MKLVRTALGAVTAVLATIACTVPAGPAAAADAPYDVLVFSKTAGFRHDSIAVGTQAVRELGAANNFTVTATEDAAQFTTANLARFEAVIFLNTTGDVLNASQQSAFEAYIGAGGGYVGVHSAADTEYDWPFYGNLVGAWFASHPAIQPATVKVEDRAHAATAHLPQRWNRTDEWYDYRTNARSTAHVLASLDESTYSGGSMGGDHPHAWCKTYSGGRSFYTGGGHTQASYADAAFRAHLLGGIRYAAGRTKADCRPETGYTALYNGGTTGWSQAGPGSFTNADATLTSVGGMGLYWYSAKQFTNYSLKLDWRLAGDDNSGVFVGFPPSSDPNSAVNNGYEIQIDPTDAADRTTGAVYGFKSADLAARDAALNPAGEWNTYEILVESERLQVFLNGVRINDFTNTDPVRSLAGHVGIQNHGTGDDVSFRNIRIKELGGTPPPTGNTTVQAEAFGSASGVSAYPKAGANGGQTLGYVDPGDWAAYPGLDLTGVTSLRARVVSGGPGGTLQVRTGSPGGPVLGQVAVPNTGSWTTFADVSTALTGVPSGTQTVHLTFTGSGSGLFDVDDFTLVRSTGTGGAGPIKGLGGKCLDVRSGSSADGTQIQLYTCNGSSAQSWTVTPNGPVKALGKCLDVSGGGSADGTKIQLYTCNGTGAQNWSAQADGTVRNPQSGKCLDVSGNNSADGTAVHLWTCTGAANQRWTLP; via the coding sequence ATGAAACTCGTGCGTACCGCACTGGGGGCGGTGACCGCCGTCCTCGCCACCATCGCCTGCACCGTCCCCGCGGGCCCGGCAGCCGCCGCCGACGCCCCCTACGACGTGCTCGTCTTCTCCAAGACCGCCGGCTTCCGCCACGACTCCATCGCGGTCGGCACGCAGGCCGTACGGGAGCTGGGCGCGGCGAACAACTTCACCGTCACCGCGACCGAGGACGCCGCCCAGTTCACCACCGCCAACCTGGCCCGCTTCGAGGCGGTGATCTTCCTCAACACCACGGGGGACGTCCTCAACGCCAGCCAGCAGTCGGCGTTCGAGGCGTACATCGGCGCCGGCGGCGGGTACGTCGGCGTGCACTCCGCCGCCGACACCGAGTACGACTGGCCGTTCTACGGCAACCTGGTCGGCGCCTGGTTCGCCTCCCACCCGGCCATCCAGCCGGCCACGGTGAAGGTGGAGGACCGGGCGCACGCCGCCACCGCGCACCTGCCGCAGCGGTGGAACCGCACCGACGAGTGGTACGACTACCGCACCAACGCCCGCTCCACCGCGCACGTGCTGGCCAGCCTGGACGAGTCCACGTACTCCGGCGGCTCGATGGGCGGCGACCACCCGCACGCCTGGTGCAAGACGTACAGCGGCGGCCGGTCCTTCTACACCGGCGGCGGCCACACCCAGGCGTCCTACGCCGACGCGGCGTTCCGGGCGCACCTGCTCGGCGGCATCCGCTACGCCGCCGGGCGCACGAAGGCCGACTGCCGGCCGGAGACCGGCTACACCGCGCTCTACAACGGCGGCACCACCGGCTGGTCGCAGGCCGGGCCGGGCAGCTTCACCAACGCCGACGCCACGCTCACCTCGGTCGGCGGCATGGGCCTGTACTGGTACAGCGCGAAGCAGTTCACCAACTACTCGCTGAAGCTGGACTGGCGGCTGGCCGGTGACGACAACTCGGGCGTGTTCGTCGGCTTCCCGCCGTCGAGCGACCCGAACTCGGCGGTGAACAACGGCTACGAGATCCAGATCGACCCCACCGACGCGGCCGACCGGACCACCGGCGCGGTCTACGGCTTCAAGTCCGCCGACCTGGCGGCCCGGGACGCGGCGCTCAACCCGGCGGGGGAGTGGAACACCTACGAGATCCTGGTCGAGTCCGAGCGGCTCCAGGTCTTCCTCAACGGCGTGCGGATCAACGACTTCACGAACACCGACCCGGTGCGGTCGCTCGCCGGGCACGTCGGCATCCAGAACCACGGCACCGGCGACGACGTGTCGTTCCGCAACATCCGGATCAAGGAACTCGGCGGCACGCCGCCGCCGACCGGCAACACCACCGTCCAGGCCGAGGCGTTCGGTTCGGCGAGCGGCGTCAGCGCGTACCCCAAGGCCGGTGCCAACGGCGGCCAGACCCTGGGGTACGTGGACCCGGGCGACTGGGCCGCGTACCCGGGTCTGGACCTGACCGGTGTGACGTCGCTGCGCGCCCGGGTGGTCTCCGGCGGCCCGGGCGGCACACTCCAGGTGCGGACCGGCTCGCCGGGCGGCCCGGTGCTCGGCCAGGTGGCGGTGCCGAACACCGGTAGCTGGACCACGTTCGCCGACGTGAGCACCGCGCTCACCGGCGTGCCGTCCGGTACGCAGACGGTCCACCTGACGTTCACCGGCAGCGGCTCCGGGCTGTTCGACGTCGACGACTTCACGCTGGTCCGCTCGACCGGCACCGGCGGTGCCGGCCCGATCAAGGGCCTCGGCGGCAAGTGCCTGGACGTGCGGAGCGGATCGTCGGCCGACGGCACCCAGATCCAGCTCTACACCTGCAACGGCTCGTCGGCGCAGTCGTGGACGGTGACGCCGAACGGGCCGGTGAAGGCGCTCGGCAAGTGCCTGGACGTGTCGGGCGGCGGCAGTGCGGACGGCACGAAGATCCAGCTCTACACGTGCAACGGCACCGGGGCGCAGAACTGGTCGGCGCAGGCGGACGGCACGGTACGTAACCCGCAGTCGGGCAAGTGCCTGGACGTGTCCGGCAACAACTCGGCCGACGGCACGGCGGTGCACCTGTGGACGTGCACGGGCGCGGCGAACCAGCGCTGGACCCTGCCCTGA
- a CDS encoding SRPBCC family protein — MSRIDRGSRTIAAPPAAVYDALVDRAALEAWLPPDGMRGRIERWDPRPGGGFRMVLTYLDPAGSPGKTSDATDVVDVGFAELVPARRVVQTAVFQADDPAYAGTMTMTWHLAAAGDGTAVTVTATGVPPGIDQRVHEEGIASSLAHLAAYLEPGA, encoded by the coding sequence GTGAGCAGGATCGATCGGGGCAGCAGGACGATCGCCGCGCCACCGGCGGCGGTGTACGACGCGCTCGTCGACCGGGCCGCCCTGGAGGCGTGGTTGCCGCCGGACGGGATGCGCGGGCGGATCGAGCGCTGGGATCCACGGCCGGGCGGCGGGTTCCGGATGGTGCTCACCTACCTCGACCCGGCCGGCAGCCCCGGTAAGACGTCGGACGCGACGGACGTGGTCGACGTCGGGTTCGCCGAACTCGTACCGGCACGCCGGGTGGTGCAGACGGCCGTGTTCCAGGCCGACGACCCGGCCTACGCGGGCACCATGACCATGACCTGGCACCTCGCGGCGGCAGGCGACGGCACCGCTGTGACGGTCACCGCCACCGGTGTGCCGCCGGGCATCGACCAGAGGGTGCACGAGGAGGGCATCGCGTCCTCGCTGGCACACCTGGCCGCGTACCTCGAACCGGGCGCCTGA
- a CDS encoding DUF732 domain-containing protein — translation MNRRLWVVSALAVTALLALPVTVVGVHVTHPRDEDGYLAYLKQYGDRQNGRPLAVLPPTADLVAEGDAACDWLREQPYALWRHDPEYRELVVYERYVRQVENRLPAWGNELPDRRSVTGAAWTHLCPAEWELRQPRRNPFAPKPPD, via the coding sequence GTGAACAGACGCCTGTGGGTGGTGTCGGCACTGGCCGTGACCGCGCTGCTCGCCTTGCCGGTGACCGTCGTCGGCGTCCACGTGACCCACCCTCGGGACGAGGACGGATACCTGGCGTACCTGAAGCAGTACGGCGACCGGCAGAACGGTCGGCCGCTGGCGGTGTTGCCGCCGACCGCGGATCTGGTCGCCGAGGGCGACGCGGCATGCGACTGGTTGCGCGAGCAGCCGTACGCGCTCTGGCGGCACGATCCGGAGTACCGCGAGCTTGTCGTCTACGAGCGCTACGTCCGGCAGGTCGAGAACCGCCTGCCGGCCTGGGGCAACGAGCTGCCCGACCGGCGATCGGTGACGGGAGCCGCGTGGACCCACCTCTGCCCGGCGGAGTGGGAACTACGCCAGCCCCGCCGTAACCCCTTCGCCCCCAAGCCGCCGGACTGA